From Punica granatum isolate Tunisia-2019 chromosome 1, ASM765513v2, whole genome shotgun sequence:
GAGATCCGCGAGCGCAGGGGGTATCCCACCACTGAGACGGTTCGAAGAGAGGTCCAAGGATTCAAGCCCGTGCAGATTTCCTAGAGACGATGGAATTGGTCCCGAGAGTGCATTATGGGACAGGTTGAGCAGATGAAGAGCCTTGAGATCCCCCACTAGTTCCGGTATTGTGCCCTCGATCCTGTTGCTTGAGAAGTCGATCGAAGTGAACACCGTTAGAATCTTCACGAGTTCCAGCTGCAGGCCTTTCACTGTGATGGCGACTGCCTCCGGGTAATACAACCCTGACAGCTCCATAACTGGGACTTGGATGTGAGTTCGTTCTCCGGTTGCCTTCATTGCCTGCCAAGTGGCAAGGCATTCCCTTGGTAGCTTGCCGCTGAAGTTATTGTTTGCAAGGTCGACAATCTGAAGCTTCTCCCAGGCATCACAGCTACCATGACATCCAATTGAACCCGAAAACTGATTGGATCGTAGGACGAGTACGCGCAGGCTTGAGATGTTCTTCAACTGGCATGGGAAGACATCATTGATGTGATTTTCCCGAATGTCCAAAAGCTCTAGCATCTTGCAGTTTGACAGAGACATTGGAAGCTTCCCTTCCAGTCGATTATCGCTGAGATCCAAGCTTTTCAAAGCGCTTGTTCGCGGAAAACTATCAGGAATTCTCCCATTCAAGTTGTTATTGCGGAGATTGGGAACGTTTAGGTACTTGGTCAGCATGCATGAGGGAATTGGTCCTGTCAAATAATTGTTGGATAGATCCAGTACTTGAAGATATAAAACCTGGCAGATTGATTCAGGGATGATGCCATGGAGATTATTCCTCGACAGAGAGAAGAACATAGTGAAAAGCAGGTCATCGCCTATATCATCTGGAATAGCTGAGCTGAAGTTGTTGCTCGAGTAGTCCAAATAAGCAGCAAACTGTGGCAAGGGTGGCAATTGGCCTTGGAGCTTGTTTGAATGAACGTCTAGGGTGGTGAGATACAAAGAGAGATTATGGACAGTCATTTCTCTGTCCTCAAGGAGATTATATGAAAGATTGAGATACTGAAGCCCGTCAAGATTCGATATCCATTTGGGTATTGCACCTTCAAGTTCGTTGTTGGATAAGTCTAGAAATGCGAGGTGTGTTTGGTTCGacaaaaaagaaggaaaaacttTCAACTGACAGGAAGCCAAGTTTAACGTTGCCATCCGGAGAAAAGATCCCATCTCAGAACTGGTACTCGCGTAATCAACAGACAAGTTGTTGTAGGAGAGATCAAGATGAGCAAGACTGCTGTTTTGCAGGATCTGATAAAGATCCAA
This genomic window contains:
- the LOC116193146 gene encoding receptor-like protein 7; the protein is MSNCLLSGPIDSSLLHLQSLTEIRLGSNKLSTGIPEFITDLSNLTSLSLSFAGIHGELPHKLIQSPKLQTLDLSYNSLLHGSLPEFPKNSALQTLILSFTGISGMLPDSIGNLENLTRIEMLHCSISGWIPSSMTNLFKLVYLDLSFNNLTGPIPSFSMSKNLTQITLSHNNLAGEITSTRWEYLEKLVDLNLRSNSMEGRIPSSLLALPSIRKIQLNSNKFSGRLSESREFSSYQLDTLELSDNRLEGPIPMPIFGLQQLRVLALSSNKFTGFLDLYQILQNSSLAHLDLSYNNLSVDYASTSSEMGSFLRMATLNLASCQLKVFPSFLSNQTHLAFLDLSNNELEGAIPKWISNLDGLQYLNLSYNLLEDREMTVHNLSLYLTTLDVHSNKLQGQLPPLPQFAAYLDYSSNNFSSAIPDDIGDDLLFTMFFSLSRNNLHGIIPESICQVLYLQVLDLSNNYLTGPIPSCMLTKYLNVPNLRNNNLNGRIPDSFPRTSALKSLDLSDNRLEGKLPMSLSNCKMLELLDIRENHINDVFPCQLKNISSLRVLVLRSNQFSGSIGCHGSCDAWEKLQIVDLANNNFSGKLPRECLATWQAMKATGERTHIQVPVMELSGLYYPEAVAITVKGLQLELVKILTVFTSIDFSSNRIEGTIPELVGDLKALHLLNLSHNALSGPIPSSLGNLHGLESLDLSSNRLSGGIPPALADLNFLSVLNLSQNQLVGSIPASKQFLTFTSSSYRGNAELCGPPLTQSCTIAKDPEATSESESESTDASVVSYWHFVIVGFGAGLGVSVTSLTPGIEVSNGLMPLRARYL